Sequence from the Strix aluco isolate bStrAlu1 chromosome 16, bStrAlu1.hap1, whole genome shotgun sequence genome:
AGGACGTATGCGAGCGCAGAGCCTGGACTGGGAGATGGACGTGCTGACGCCGCAGCATCTGGTGAGATGGAGGTTTCAGGCTGCGAGGAGGAtggcaggcaggaggggatgGTGGcgtgggtgggaaggggatgcAGGCAGAACTGCCACGGTGGGCAGGGACATCACAGcttgcttctgctgcagctgaaaaCGTGGCGTGACGTGGAAAAAGGCTCACGGGGAGTGGAAAGGCTCATGGGGTGAACCGGCCCCCGAGACGGAGCAAAAGGGACTCCTGTAAAAGATGGGAGCCAAATCCTCCTCATCTTAACTCTAACAAAGTCCTCGCCCCAGGGGATGTGGGGTGGCAGGAGAAGGGGTGAGGAGCACCCTCCGTAGCTCCCAGCAGGCCCcccccagcagagcagaggctgcCGGGGTATCAGCTCTGCTCTTTCTAATGGCATCTATAAATAGCTCCGGCCTCCCGCTCCCAGCACACGCTCGCTCTCTGCAGCCCGTTTTGGGCAGCAAAAGCCTCTTCCgcaaccccccccagttcccacGCACCCTCCCCAGAGCCGGGGGCTCGCTGGGACATACGCACCCTCGGGGTTCAGGCTGGACACCAGGGGCTCCGGCAGGGTCCTGGGATGGCCGAGGAGCTGCTTGGCGCTGGCCCGGAGAGGCGAGTCGGTGCTGGCAGCGGGAGGAAAACCTgcgggatggggaaaaaaaaccgcCTGGCTGAGGCAGAGCTCACGCCTCCCGCGCTTCAGCAGGCACAGCGGCTGCAGTGCCACCGGGCAGCCGTGTCTCGCCACCCGGGTGCTCCAGAGGATCAACGACTGGGTCCCCGTTTTCCCCTGTCCCCTTGCACGAGAGCCCCCCgctgcctcctctccttcctgccaGGATGCAGATGTGGCCCTGGGCACCGCGTTCGCCCTTCACTGGCCAAACACAAAGAGCTTATCGGCAGCTGGAGCCCATCCCCACCAGCCCACAGCTCCCGGGGGCTGACGCTGGCCCTCGGCCACCTGCTCTTTGCCACCTGCTCTTTGCCACCGCCGCCGGTGGCACGCAGTGAAGGAAAgctccctgcagccaccctggcCCGAAAAGCAGCAGTGCAGGATCTGACCCCTGAGCGTGGCTATGAGGAGCCCCTCCCTCGCGGGGAAGGAGCCCCCAGGGCTGGCAAACTTCAGAGACCCCCCcagggtggtgagcaactgccgTGCCAGCACTAAaaccccatccctgctgcctAACCTCAGCGCCTGGGGCGGAAGCGGCCAGCTTTGGGGCAGACCCCCTTGGAGGGGGTGCCAACCCCCttggagggggaggcagggagcgggcaggggtCCCGCGGAGCAGCCCCCACGGCCGAGCCGGCGGCGGCGTGCTGACCTCCGTTTCTCCGGCAGGCTGGCAGCTCGCACAGGCTCGGCTCCGGCTGGGCGTCCTCCTCGGACCTGGCCTGCAGGACAGTCACCGTGGCCCCCGTCTGCTGAATAAACTGCTGCAAATTACACTGCCTCAGCTCCTTATTTAACTCCTCCAGCTCTTGGGTCTGGGCCTGCAAAACACACACCGAGGGTGGGGACAGGGTGAGCCGCACGTCCCCCCCATGCCTCAAAACCAGCTggagcacacccccccccccacaccccaagcTAGGGGCTCACCCTGCCAGAGCCAGCGGAGGGGACCTGGGGGTGCCACGGCTTGGCCACCCCGCGCCAAGGGTCTGCGGGGAGCCTGGGTGGCAGGGACGTGTTTGGGGAACGACCCTGCTTTGCGGCGTCTCCACAAGAGGGTGCGAGCACCCGTCAAACGGCGGCCGCCGCGGTGCTGGGAGACGCTGGATGCAAAGCTGATGCTCAAGATGAGATGCTGGAAGCATGGGCAGCTACCACCGCCTGGCTGGGCAAAAGCTGCTCCTTTTTGCTCTGCCAAAGGGGACCCTGTGGGCAGAGGGTGGGCATCACACAGCGCCTGGACCCCCTGATGCTGGAGGAGCCGGGACAGGCGAGCCAGGGGGACCAGTGGCTCAGCCCCACCGCTGCCATCTCCACACCACGCATCCCCCCGCGACGATCCTGAGCCCCTGCACAGTTTGCGTGGTCAAAAGGCCTCGTGCACCATCCCACCTGCGCCATCCCCCTCCACAACTCCCTTTATCCAAGATGACATCAATCTTTGTGCCAAGGCCACTCACCCCACACATGGATCATTTGCTCCAGCACCACTGTCCGTGCCAGAGCGGGGCGATGCCGTACTCCCCCGCGCACCAGccagcaggacccccagcccAGGCGTGGCCTGCACGGAGAGCGATGGGTGTGGACCCTGCGCTGGCTGGGTAACAGTAGTGGTGTTCCCCCAACAGCGGTCAGTGCTGCTGAGCCACCTTCACACTCACCGGCCAGCTGGGGCAGGACCAACCCCACTCAACCCATCAGCCCCATATCACTAGAAAGCTGGTTCCATCCCCTCCTGAAGATCCCACCACCCCATGGGGCTGCTCAACCCCATCCTATCTACCTGCAGGTTCCTTTCAGCCTCCTCCAGGGCCTTCTCCACGCTGGCCAGGTTGCTCTCCAGCTGGGTGCCTTGCTTGACCTTGGCCTCCAGGTCCCTTTTCATCTTGGTGGCCATGTCCTCCAGCTCTGtggggctgggcgcaggggtcTCCTTCCCCCTCTTGGCCCTCTCGGCCATCTCCCACTGGATCTCCTCCTGCAGGGCTTCGGTCCGGGCGCTCAGCTCGTAGATCCTCTGGGTGTACTCCTCCAGACTGGCCCGCAGGCTTCTAACCCGCTCCTGCCGTTCCCGCTCACACTCCTTTTCCAACCGGAGCTCACTCTGCCAAAACTCCTCCTCGCCCAGCTCCGTCTCGTTCCTCCGCACCAGGTGCTCCAGGTAGAG
This genomic interval carries:
- the RASSF7 gene encoding ras association domain-containing protein 7 isoform X1, with translation MELKVWVDGIQRVVCGVSEQTTCQEVVIALARAIGQTGRYVLVQKLREKERQLLPLECPLESLAKCGQYANDVQFVLRRTGPSVAERPSSEGTPQAPERTFIRASLPIKPRHAGTDAPRSQEPKKSMTFNLGPTGSGDPFAMSRWRHQAREGMDLEGGGVVQPSKEELFRRVLRQQEQLHSLEAHGDTLETDLRLWERGRLAGQEDEILYLEHLVRRNETELGEEEFWQSELRLEKECERERQERVRSLRASLEEYTQRIYELSARTEALQEEIQWEMAERAKRGKETPAPSPTELEDMATKMKRDLEAKVKQGTQLESNLASVEKALEEAERNLQAQTQELEELNKELRQCNLQQFIQQTGATVTVLQARSEEDAQPEPSLCELPACRRNGGFPPAASTDSPLRASAKQLLGHPRTLPEPLVSSLNPEVISARQSIWR